In Actinoplanes octamycinicus, the genomic window GACTGGTACGTCGTGCACTCCTACGCCGGTTACGAGAACAAGGTCAAGACCAACCTCGAGACCCGGATCACGAGCCTCGACATGGAGGAGTTCATCTTCCAGGTCGAGGTCCCGACCCGTGAAGAGGTCGAGGTCAAGAACGGCAAGCGCAACCAGGTGCAGGCCAAGGTCTTCCCCGGTTACATCCTGGTCCGGATGGACCTGACCCCGGAGTCCTACTCCTGCGTGCGCAACACGCCCGGCGTGACCGGCTTCGTGGGCGCCACCGACCGGGTCGACCGGCCGGCCCCGCTCTCCCTCGACGAGGTGCTGAAGTGGCTGGCCCCGGCCGTCCAGGCCGAGGAGAAGAAGGCCAAGCCCGAGGTCAAGGTGCTGGACTTCGAGGTGGGCGACTCGGTCACGGTCACCGACGGCGCGTTCGCCTCGCTGCCGGCGTCGATCAGCGAGATCAACGCCGACCAGCAGAAGCTCAAGGTGCTGGTGTCGATCTTCGGCCGGGAGACCCCGGTCGAGCTGAACTTCAACCAGGTCACCAAGATCTGATCGTCGGATCCCCGGCGAGATCAGTGGGAGGGGCCGCCGTCGAGCGGCCCCGCCAACAACCACAGGAGTACTGAGAAATGGCACAGCGCAGCAAGGTCTACCGCGCCGCGGCAGAGAAGATCGACTCCGGCAAGCTCTACGAGCCGAAGGACGCGGTCGCCCTCGCCAAGGAGACCAGCTCCCAGAAGTTCGACGCCACCGTCGAGGTCGCGATGCGCCTCGGTGTCGACCCGCGTAAGGCCGACCAGATGGTCCGCGGCACCGTCAACCTGCCGCACGGCACCGGTAAGACCGCCCGCGTCATCGTCTTCGCCCAGGGCGCGAAGGCGGAGGAGGCCGTCGCGGCCGGCGCCGACGAGGTCGGCACCGACGAGCTCGTCGCCCGGATCCAGGGTGGCTGGCTGGAGTTCGACGCCGCGATCGCGACGCCGGACCAGATGGCCAAGATCGGCCGGATCGCCCGGATCCTCGGCCCGCGTGGCCTGATGCCGAACCCGAAGACCGGCACCGTCACCATGGACGTGACCAAGGCGGTCAACGAGATCAAGGGCGGCAAGATCACCTTCCGGGTGGACAAGCACTCGAACCTGCACCTGATCATCGGCAAGGCGTCCTTCAGCGCCGAGCAGCTGGTGGACAACTACGCCGCCGTGCTCGACGAGGTGCTGCGGGCCAAGCCGTCCGCCGCCAAGGGCAAGTACCTGAAGAAGGTCACCGTCAGCACCACCACCGGCCCGGGCGTCCCGGTCGACCCGAACGTGCAGAAGAACCTGCGCGGCGAGGCCGGCCAGGCCTGATCGCCGACCAGTCAGACGACGAAGCCCCCGGGGACATCCCCGGGGGCTTTTTCGTGGCCTCCCGCTGCCCCCACGAGAACCACCCTCGCTGCCGCGATGCCGCCGGCACGCTTCCGGTCCTTTTCCGGTACGACCGCAAGCCCCGTGGCAGCCGGCCCGCGAGGCCCGGCCCCCGCACGGCCGCCACGCGGCTCGTGCGGGTCCGCCGGCCCGCACGGGTCCACCCACGGACCGTTGGACGGCCAGTGACCAGCAGCGGGCCCGCACGAGCCGCGCTGCGACCCGCAGTGCTCGCGGACCTCGCGCACGGATGCGGACGGGACCGGCGTCGTACCGGAAATGGGCTGGGAGAGCGGCGTTGCGGGCGGCGCGTGCCGGACCGGAACCAGGATCGGACCGGGCGATTTGGTTTTTGCGGGGTGGCCGCGTACCGTAGCTTCTCGAAGTTCCACCCATAGACCGCTGGTCGCCGCAGTGGCCGTCGTGAGACGGACGCCGCGGCCGAAGGTCCCGTCAAGAGCGGGCGACCTGCGCAGGGAGAACGGTTCGTGATGTTGCGGCGTGCGTTCGCGCGTGCCGGAGGTCCGCCCCGTGCCCTGCGCCGGGGCGTTTTGCTTTTCCGGACCCTCTCGACCAGTGGCAACGAGCACTGAGGAGAGGAGGGACATGGCGGACAAGCCGGTCCGGGCCGACAAGGCCACGGCCGTCGCCGAGCTGACGGAGAACTTCCGTGGTTCGACGGCCACCGTGTTGACCGAATACCGCGGCCTCACCGTCAAGCAGCTCACCGAGCTGCGGCGGGCGCTGGGTCAGCAGGCCAAGTACACCGTCGCCAAGAACACGCTGGCGAAGCGTGCGGCGGGTGACGCGGGCATCGAGGGCCTCGACGCGCTGTTCACCGGTCCTACCGCGCTCGCCTTCGTGAGCGGTGACGTGGTCGAGGCGGCCAAGGGCATCCGTGCCTTCGCCAAGGCCAACCCCGCTCTGGTCATCAAGGGCGGCGTCTTCGAGGGCAAGGCTCTCTCGGCGGCCGAGGTCAACAAGCTTGCTGACCTCGAGTCCCGTGAGGTTCTGCTGGCCAAGCTGGCCGGCGCCATGAAGGGCAACCTGAGCAAGGCCGCGGCCACGTTCCAGGCTCCGCTCTCCCAGGCTGTGCGCCTGGTGGACGCCCTGCGTGACAAGCGCGAGAAGGACGGTTCCGCTGAGGCTGCCTGACCGGGCCCCGCGGAACCCAAGCACGTTCTACATCAGAAGCTAGGAAAGGTTGCCATCATGGCGAAGCTCAGCACCGAGGACCTGCTCGACGCGTTCAAGGAGATGACGCTGATCGAGCTCTCCGAGTTCGTGAAGCAGTTCGAAGAGGTCTTCGACGTCAAGGCCGCCGCGCCGGTCGCCGTCGCCGCTGCCGGTGGCGCTGCTGCTCCGGCCGAGGCCGAGGCCGAGAAGGACTCGTTCGACGTTGTTCTGGAGAGCGACGGCGGCAAGAAGATCCAGGTCATCAAGGTCGTGCGTGAGCTGACCGGCCTGGGCCTGAAGGAGGCCAAGGACACCGTCGAGGGCGCGCCGAAGGCGATCCTCGAGGGCGTCAACAAGGAGAAGGCCGAGGCCGCCAAGGCCAAGCTCGAGGGCGAGGGCGCCAAGGTCACCCTCAAGTGACCTGACGCTTCCCAGCGTTTTCCTTCGATGGCGGAGATCCGACACGGGTCTCCGCCATCGGCGTTTTCTGCGGGATCGGCGCTGGTCAGGGAGCGTCGGAGAGGCTGGTCAGGGCTTGGGTGACAAAGCGTCACAAAGCTCGCCATCCATGCAGTAAGGTCCCTCTGGTGCGCTGGCCGGACGAGCGGGTGGGTCCGACCCGCGGCACAGCCCTTGACTGTGTGTCCCCTGACAGGCACGCTGATGGCAGCAAGTTTCCGCGCTTGCGACAGCCGCCCCGTGGGTATTCGGTTGACCCGATGACCACGGACCGGCACCCGAGGAAGATGCGCCGCGTTTCTTGAGCGGCCCCGGCCACGGTGTTGACCACGATCGTGCAGGTCAACGACGTCGGGGACACGTTCCGCAGGCCACTTCGTGGTGTGGGCTGGACAGCGGTTAGCCAAGCGGCTACACTGCTAGTTTGCGCTGCCTTCTGTCTTGACGCCTGTCGTTGTATCCATGTCTTTGTATCTCCGTGAGCATGGATGTCGACGGGTGTCTTTTGGAGTGCACGCAGACCAGTTGCATCAGCAACTCAGCCGCATAGCAGCACCGGTCCTCGGAAGGACGCATCTTGGCAGCTTCCCGCCCTGCGAAGACCAGCCGTACGTCGAGCGCTTACGCACCCCGCCGTGTCTCTTTCGGCCGGATCACCGAGCAGCTAGAGGTCCCCAACCTCCTCGCCCTCCAGACGGACTCCTTCGACTGGCTGGTCGGCAACGAGGCTTGGCAGGCACGGACGACGGACGACCCGCACGCCCACTCGGGCCTCGCAGAGATCCTCGAAGAGATCAGTCCCATTGAGGACTTCTCCGGCACTATGTCGCTGTCCTTCTCGTCTCCCCGATTCGACGAGGTCAAGGCCTCGATCGAGGAGTGCAAGGAGAAGGACCTGACCTACTGCGCGCCGCTGTTCGTGACCGCGGAGTTCACCAACAACACGACTGGCGAGATCAAGAGCCAGACCGTGTTCATGGGTGACTTCCCGATGATGACCCCCAAGGGGACGTTCGTCATCAACGGCACCGAGCGCGTCGTGGTGAGCCAGCTCGTCCGCTCGCCGGGCGTGTACTTC contains:
- the nusG gene encoding transcription termination/antitermination protein NusG — protein: MADETPVAVQAPEADEDYDPVKELRQKLRYAPGDWYVVHSYAGYENKVKTNLETRITSLDMEEFIFQVEVPTREEVEVKNGKRNQVQAKVFPGYILVRMDLTPESYSCVRNTPGVTGFVGATDRVDRPAPLSLDEVLKWLAPAVQAEEKKAKPEVKVLDFEVGDSVTVTDGAFASLPASISEINADQQKLKVLVSIFGRETPVELNFNQVTKI
- the rplA gene encoding 50S ribosomal protein L1, encoding MAQRSKVYRAAAEKIDSGKLYEPKDAVALAKETSSQKFDATVEVAMRLGVDPRKADQMVRGTVNLPHGTGKTARVIVFAQGAKAEEAVAAGADEVGTDELVARIQGGWLEFDAAIATPDQMAKIGRIARILGPRGLMPNPKTGTVTMDVTKAVNEIKGGKITFRVDKHSNLHLIIGKASFSAEQLVDNYAAVLDEVLRAKPSAAKGKYLKKVTVSTTTGPGVPVDPNVQKNLRGEAGQA
- the rplJ gene encoding 50S ribosomal protein L10, encoding MADKPVRADKATAVAELTENFRGSTATVLTEYRGLTVKQLTELRRALGQQAKYTVAKNTLAKRAAGDAGIEGLDALFTGPTALAFVSGDVVEAAKGIRAFAKANPALVIKGGVFEGKALSAAEVNKLADLESREVLLAKLAGAMKGNLSKAAATFQAPLSQAVRLVDALRDKREKDGSAEAA
- the rplL gene encoding 50S ribosomal protein L7/L12, with protein sequence MAKLSTEDLLDAFKEMTLIELSEFVKQFEEVFDVKAAAPVAVAAAGGAAAPAEAEAEKDSFDVVLESDGGKKIQVIKVVRELTGLGLKEAKDTVEGAPKAILEGVNKEKAEAAKAKLEGEGAKVTLK